The following is a genomic window from Desulforhopalus sp..
TAATTTCCAGCCGGTGCCACAGGCTGGGTCCTTGGTTTTCCCACGAGTAGTCCTGTGACTGATTCCACCAGCAAATTCATCTACTTTGCGACAATTGTAACCTTCTGTTCGCTGTATGCGGCGCAACCTATCCAGCCGCTGTTTAAGAGCGAATTTCATCTGAGCAACTTCCAGGCCATCCTCTTTACCACCCTGATGATGGCGCCGCTTGGCATCGCCCCTCTTTTGTACGGCTATATTCTTGAATCCTTCTCCGCCAAGGTGATGCTCCGTTCGGCGCTGCTTGCCCTCGGCATCCTTGAACTGTTCTTTGCCACCGCCGACAACTATTTCACCCTCCTTGCCCTGCGTGGCGTTCAGGGCCTGATGATCCCGGCAATTCTGACGGCGCTCATGACCTATATCAGCTACACCTCGCCAAAAGAAAAGGTCCAGCATGCGATTGCCGTCTATATCGCCGCAACCATTGTCGGCGGCTTTCTCGGCCGCTTCTTGTCCGGGCTGTTTACCGATCTTTTTGGCTGGCGTTTCTTTTTCTTCATCCTTGGTTTGCTCCTCATGCTCAACAGTTACCTGCTTCGGGACATGGCCAGAGACGCCAAGCTGCAGTACGCCCGGCCAAAGCTTGCAGAGATTGCCGCCCTGCTCCGGGCAAGGCCATTTATATGGCTCTATGTTTCGATTTTTTGCCTGTTTTTTGTCTTTGCCGCCCTGATGAACTTTTTGCCCTTCGAGCTGAAACAGATCAATCCCGCCTCCCGGGAAACCGGGGTGGGGCTTCTGTATCTGGGGTACAGCATGGGGTTGCTGGTTTCTCTCAATACCCGGCGGATCACCAGCTTCTTTGGCGGTGAGGCGGGGGCCATTTCCGCCGGCATCCTGATCTTTGCCCTGGGTACCCTGTGTTTTATGGTGGAACAGTATCTGGTGATGTTTGCCGCTATGTTTGTCTTCTGTGCCGGTCTCTTTACCGCCCACTCCCTGCTGTCCGGTCTTGTCAACAAGCTCGCCGTCGACAACAAGGCCATTGCCAACGGCCTGTATATCTCCTTTTACTATACCGGCGGCACCCTCGGCTCGGTGTTGCCGGGCGCGGTGTTTCAGCGTTACGGCTGGCAGGCCTTTCTCCTCCAGCTTCTTATTATGATCGGTCTTGCCTTCTTCTTTTCCCGGCAATTGCGGGGCGTGGCCGGCGAGGGGAAGTAGGCCCTTAAAGTCATCCTGCAAGAATCTAGGCCTTGTCAACATCCTCAATAACCAGCATCTTTTTCCATACCCCATGGCGGACCCGCAGGGCGGAGAGGATAAAGAGGCAGGTGACGAAGAACAGCACCCACAGCCAGGCGGTTACCACGCCGATCTGCATGTATTCAATGCCGATATAGACCGGCAGGATCAGGCAGGTGGGCGAGATTATGGCAATGGCCAGCATCATGAAGCGGGTGTCGCCGGCGCCGCGCAGGGTGCCGCTGAAGACCATGTACAGGGCATCGAAAAACAGGTAGGCGGCGACGATCTGCAGCAGCGGATGGCTGAAGGCCAGCACCGCCTGATGGGTAGCGGAATCCTTGCCGGCGGCAAGAAAGGGCGCAAGGACGAAGTCGGGGGCAAAGAGAAAAAGCAGATCCATGGCCAGGATATAGAGCATCAGCATCCGGCTGCCGCTCCTTACGTAGGTGGCGGCAAGGCCGGGATTACCGCGGCCCAGGGCCTGACCGACGAGGATGCTCATCCCCTGGGAAACGCCCGCTGAGGGCATGAAGGCCAAGGCGTTGATGGACATGACGATGTTGGTTGCCGCCAGCTCGGCCAGGCCGATGCGGCCAACAAGAAGAATAAAGAAGGTAAAGGCGAGGATATCCATGGTAAACTGCAGGGAGCCGGGGATTCCAAAACGCATCAGTCTGGTGAAGATCTCCTTGTCGAAGCGGTAAGAGGTGAAGACCCCGAAGCGGCGGTTATTGGCCTTGGTAAAGATCAGGCCAGCGAGACAGATGACGTTCACCGCCCAGGATGCCACCATGGAGATGGCAGCGCCCCGGATGCCAAGCTCGGGCATGCCCCAGCGGCCAAAGATCAGGGCGTAATCAAGGGGGATGTGGACGATGACCCCGAGGAAGGTGATCAACATCACCGGCCTGGTGATTCCCCGCCCGGCATAAAAGGTGGCAAGGGTGGCCATCGCCACATGCAGCACCGCGCCCTGACAGAGAACGGAAAAATAGATCTCCTCAAGCGCCTGCACCCCCGGCGGATGCCCGGCGAGGGCAAAGAGCGGTTTTGCGGCAAAGATCCCCAGCAGATAGAGAATAAGGCCGGAGGCAAGGGTGAAATACATCCCCTGCCACAAAACGCAGCCGATCTTCTGGTGGTCACCCCGGCCAGTGTACTGGGCGATAAAGACCCCGGCATAGCTGCCGACGCCGCCAAAAAAGGCGATGGGCAGATAGGAGGTGATACCGGCGGGCAGGGCGGCGGAGATCGCGTCGATGCTGTAATTGGCAAGAAAGATTCGGTCGATGAACTCCATCACCGTGGTCGCTGAAAGACTGATGACCAGTGGCAGGCAGACGTGCAGCACCTCACGGTAGCGGCGGTCTCGGCTCGGAATTTTTGGGGAAGAACTCATTGGCAGGCGTGATACGGTTAAATTTCAGTCAAGGGATGGCGTCCCGGCAGGACTGTGGTGTTCTTACACCACCTGCAAAACAAAGGATAGCGAGAAGATGCTCATGCAACAGGTAATCATCAATCGGCAAGACTGCACGGGTTGCGGCATCTGCGTGGAAATTTGCCCGTACCAGGCGATACGCCTTGAGGACGGCACGGCGGTGCACAATGGCATTGCCTGCTTTCTCTGCGGCCATTGCCAGGCCGCTTGTCCACAGGGGGCGATCGCTATTCCCGGCCTGCAGGTGCTCCTTGGCCTTGCAACCATCGCCGAAAAAGCGGAGGTGCTGCCGCCGGGTACCATCCAAACGGCAGACCTCGTCACCCTGATGCGGTCGCGCCGCTCCTGCCGGAAATACCAGGAAAAGTCCGTGCCGCTGGAAGTACTTACCGATCTGGTAAAAATCGGCACCACCGCACCCTCCGGCACCAATAGCCAGGGGTGGAATTTTATTATCTTACCGAGCCGTGACGACCTCCTCGTTCTTGGCGGCCTGGTGAGTGACTTTTACCGAGGTCTGAACAAGATGGCGGCAAACCCCGTGCTGCGCGGCCTGGTCAAAGTCTTCGGCGGCGATAGCCTTGGCCGCTATTACCGTAACTATTACGACTCGGTAGCCAAGGCCCTCAAAGAATGGGACGAAGACGGTACGGACCGGCTCTTCCATGGCGCGGCGGCTGCTATCCTCGTCACCGGCCGGAGAGAGGCCAGTTGTCCGGCGGAAGATGCCCTGCTTGCCACCCAGAATATCCTCCTTGCCGCCCATGCCATGGGGCTTGGCAGCTGTCTTATCGGCTTTGCCGTCGAGGCCTTGCGGCGCAACAAATCCATGCGCCGGCAACTAGCGATTCCGGCAGATGAGGTGGTCTACAGCGTCATCGCCCTAGGCTTTCCGGCGGTTGTCTATCAACATCCGGCTGGTCGCAAGGCTGTCGAGCCCAGAGTCCTGCACCTGACAAAGATGCCCTGATAATCGTTCTTGGAAGTTCGGCACTTGCACTGCCCGAAAAATAGCTTATATAGGAATGACAGGATGATAGGGAGAACACTCGGTGACGGGAGGGGACGGCCATGGACTCGACAAAGCAGCTAACAGTTATACTCTACTCCTTTGGCTATAAATATGGCCCGCCCTTTGATGTCAATCTGCTCTGGGATGTGCGTTTTCTCCCCAACCCTTACTGGGTTCCCGAATTGCGGCCAAAAGACGGCAGGGATCCCGAGGTTGCCGGACACGTAGTGGCGAGTGCCGCCGGCCAGGCCTTTCTGCAGCATCTCGCACCCCTGTTACAATTCCTCATCAAAGAAAATCTGGCCGCCGACAAGAAGACCCTGCGGATCGCCATCGGTTGCACCGGCGGCCGCCATCGATCGGTTGCCGTCACTGAAGAGGTTGCGGCAATACTCCGTGATCTGCCGGTGCGGTTGACCGTCTTCCACCGCGATATTGCCAGAGAAGCATAGCCGGGTCCCTCCGTTTAAAACCCGGCCTTCCCCTCCGCCATCTCAGCCGGCCATCGCAGCTACAGGGCGAGGATATCGAGAATACCGTTGCCGTTTTCCCGGTCTATCTTCACCCAGGCAAACAACGATTCCAGGGTAATATCCTCCCACGGGAGCTGCAGGCCCCGCCATTGCTCGAAAAATCCGGGCAGGCTTGAGTCGAGGGCAGCCTTCAGGACGTATTCGTCCGGTTTTTCCGGGAGGAGGTGCATATGGGCAAGAAAGTCAGCCAGTTGGATCACCAGGGGATATTCCTGGAGCTGTCCGGGAGTCCCCGTGGGATGGTGATGGCGCAGGGCGATGATGAGGTTGTCGGGAAACTGCCAGTGTTGCAGCAGGCGACTGCCAACCAGGTCGTGGGTGGTGGAAAAAACTGCCTTTTCTTTTGCCAGTAGATCTTTTGTAGTAATCCCTGTGAGCCATTGGGCGGTGTCGTAGCGTTTGCCGAAGGCGAGAAGCATGGCGAGTTTGCCGATATCGTGCAGTAGGCCGGCGGCAAAGAATTGGCCGGAGGGTAGCCCCAGATATTCGCCGATAATCCTCGCCGCCAATCCGCAGGTAAAAGAGTGATCCCAGAAGGCGTTGAGGTCGTGCTCGCAGGTCTTGAAGATCGGTAGCAAGACCTGCACGGCAGCCTTGGCGAGGACAATATTTTGCACTTCATTGAAGCCGAGATAGGCGACAGCCGTCTCCAGAGAGTCGACTTTTTTCGACCGTCCGTATAAGGCCGAATTGGCAATTTTCAGCACGGCGACACACATGGTCTGATCAGGGAG
Proteins encoded in this region:
- a CDS encoding MFS transporter; the encoded protein is MTDSTSKFIYFATIVTFCSLYAAQPIQPLFKSEFHLSNFQAILFTTLMMAPLGIAPLLYGYILESFSAKVMLRSALLALGILELFFATADNYFTLLALRGVQGLMIPAILTALMTYISYTSPKEKVQHAIAVYIAATIVGGFLGRFLSGLFTDLFGWRFFFFILGLLLMLNSYLLRDMARDAKLQYARPKLAEIAALLRARPFIWLYVSIFCLFFVFAALMNFLPFELKQINPASRETGVGLLYLGYSMGLLVSLNTRRITSFFGGEAGAISAGILIFALGTLCFMVEQYLVMFAAMFVFCAGLFTAHSLLSGLVNKLAVDNKAIANGLYISFYYTGGTLGSVLPGAVFQRYGWQAFLLQLLIMIGLAFFFSRQLRGVAGEGK
- a CDS encoding MATE family efflux transporter; translated protein: MSSSPKIPSRDRRYREVLHVCLPLVISLSATTVMEFIDRIFLANYSIDAISAALPAGITSYLPIAFFGGVGSYAGVFIAQYTGRGDHQKIGCVLWQGMYFTLASGLILYLLGIFAAKPLFALAGHPPGVQALEEIYFSVLCQGAVLHVAMATLATFYAGRGITRPVMLITFLGVIVHIPLDYALIFGRWGMPELGIRGAAISMVASWAVNVICLAGLIFTKANNRRFGVFTSYRFDKEIFTRLMRFGIPGSLQFTMDILAFTFFILLVGRIGLAELAATNIVMSINALAFMPSAGVSQGMSILVGQALGRGNPGLAATYVRSGSRMLMLYILAMDLLFLFAPDFVLAPFLAAGKDSATHQAVLAFSHPLLQIVAAYLFFDALYMVFSGTLRGAGDTRFMMLAIAIISPTCLILPVYIGIEYMQIGVVTAWLWVLFFVTCLFILSALRVRHGVWKKMLVIEDVDKA
- a CDS encoding nitroreductase family protein, producing the protein MQQVIINRQDCTGCGICVEICPYQAIRLEDGTAVHNGIACFLCGHCQAACPQGAIAIPGLQVLLGLATIAEKAEVLPPGTIQTADLVTLMRSRRSCRKYQEKSVPLEVLTDLVKIGTTAPSGTNSQGWNFIILPSRDDLLVLGGLVSDFYRGLNKMAANPVLRGLVKVFGGDSLGRYYRNYYDSVAKALKEWDEDGTDRLFHGAAAAILVTGRREASCPAEDALLATQNILLAAHAMGLGSCLIGFAVEALRRNKSMRRQLAIPADEVVYSVIALGFPAVVYQHPAGRKAVEPRVLHLTKMP
- a CDS encoding HDOD domain-containing protein, producing MNEPKPISIEQQLESLPPLPVTVTNVLTVTSNPDSSANDLVKAILPDQTMCVAVLKIANSALYGRSKKVDSLETAVAYLGFNEVQNIVLAKAAVQVLLPIFKTCEHDLNAFWDHSFTCGLAARIIGEYLGLPSGQFFAAGLLHDIGKLAMLLAFGKRYDTAQWLTGITTKDLLAKEKAVFSTTHDLVGSRLLQHWQFPDNLIIALRHHHPTGTPGQLQEYPLVIQLADFLAHMHLLPEKPDEYVLKAALDSSLPGFFEQWRGLQLPWEDITLESLFAWVKIDRENGNGILDILAL